Genomic window (Anaerolineae bacterium):
GCTACAAACTGCTGGCCTTCGCCATCTCCTCGTTCTTCGTCGGTCTGGCCGGCGCGCTCACCGCCCACTACCGCAGCATCGTCACCTGGGAACGGTTCACCATTGATGTCTCGGTGCTCTACCTGGCGATGATCATCATCGGCGGTCTGGGCTCGGTCTCAGGCTCCTTCTTTGGGGCCACCTTCATCACCCTGCTTCCCACCGTGCTGGCCAACATCGGCCGCGCCTTACGGGGAGCGTTTCCCCAGATCGGCACCCTAATTCCCTTCATCCAACAAGGCACCTTTGGCCTGGTAATTATCCTCTTCCTCATCCTCGAGCCGGAAGGGTTGAAGAAACTCTGGGAAGACATCAAAGACTACTTCCGGCTGTGGCCCTTCAGTTACTAACCCTACCACCAGGAGGTGCGCATGGCCTTGTAGGGAAGAGGACCTTTCGCTTTCCCGCCCATCCTATATCTCTCTTTTACCCGACCCATTCGGAGGAGGAGTCAAAATGTCCAAAAAGTATCTATTCCTGAGCATCGTCCTGCTGGGCGCTCTGGTGCTGGCCGCCTGTGGTGGCGGTGGACAGCAGGGCGCGGAATCCATCAAAATCGGTGGCCTGTTCGACATGAGCGGCCCCACCAGCGATGTGAGCACCCCATACGGGAACGCCATCATCGACTATGTGAAGTGGCTGAACGAACAGGGTGGCATCAACGGTCATCCCATTGACCTCATCTGGAACGACTACGCCTACAAAGTGGACCAGGCCGAGCAGTTCTACTCCCAGTATGTCAACGAAGGCGTGGTCGCCATCCAGGGTTGGGGCACGGGCGACACCGAGGCCCTGCGCTCCAAGGTCGCGGCCGATAAGATCCCCTACATGTCCGCCTCGTACTCGGCCAACCTGGTCAAAGACATCAACGAGGCTCCCTACAACTTCCTCATCGGCGTGACCTACTCCGACCAAGCCATCATCGCCATCCAGTGGGCCATCGACGACTGGAAGGCCTCGGGCCATGACGGGATGCCCAAGGTGGCTTTGATCCACCACGACAGCCCCTTCGGCGAATCGCCGGTGGCCGACGCCAAGGCTTTTGCCGAGAGCAAGGGCGTAGGCTTCACGCACCTGGCCATGCCCAAGGGCGCCACAGACTATGTGGCCGAGTTGGCCCAAATCAAGGACTTCGGCGCGAACTATGTCATCGTCCACACGACCTCCAGCCCGACGGCCGTGCTGATCAAGGACGCCGTCAACCAGGGCATGACCAAGGATGTCAAATTCATCAACCTCAACTGGTGTGCGGACGAAATCTTCATTGACCTGGCCGGCGACGCGGCCGAGGGCGTGTACGGCACCCTGCCCTTCACCCCGCCCAGCGACCCCGTGCCCGGCCACGAGGCGCCGGCCAAGTGGCTCAAGGACCATGGCTCGAGC
Coding sequences:
- a CDS encoding ABC transporter substrate-binding protein, giving the protein MSKKYLFLSIVLLGALVLAACGGGGQQGAESIKIGGLFDMSGPTSDVSTPYGNAIIDYVKWLNEQGGINGHPIDLIWNDYAYKVDQAEQFYSQYVNEGVVAIQGWGTGDTEALRSKVAADKIPYMSASYSANLVKDINEAPYNFLIGVTYSDQAIIAIQWAIDDWKASGHDGMPKVALIHHDSPFGESPVADAKAFAESKGVGFTHLAMPKGATDYVAELAQIKDFGANYVIVHTTSSPTAVLIKDAVNQGMTKDVKFINLNWCADEIFIDLAGDAAEGVYGTLPFTPPSDPVPGHEAPAKWLKDHGSSLEEAGLHYVQGWWTMAVMAEGIKRVLDQGKPVTGENLKAALETIRNFDTQGVTAPVTFTPQSHRGTTALRIYQVQGGKWVRVSDFVSAP